CTATTCCTGGATGTCCAAGCTCGGCTATGCCACCGACGGTTCCGAGGGCGGGGTGACGATCCAGAAGATCAACTTCAACGTCGATCCGCTGCTGCAAAAGCAGGTCGAGTGCGCCACGACCATGACGTACAACGAATACTGGCAGGTGATCGACGCGGGGCTTACCCCCGATGATCTGGTGGTGTTCAAATACGAGGATGAGGGCATCTCGACGCTCGAAGACGGACTCTACACCACCGAGGCGAATCTCGAAGATCCGGAGATGGTCGACAAGCTGACCCGCTTTGTCGCGGCCTCGATGAAGGGCTGGAAATACGCCGAGGAGAACCCGGACGAGGCCGCCGAGATTGTGCTGGAGAACGACGCCACTGGCGCGCAGACCGAAAAGCACCAGAAACGCATGATGGGCGAGGTTGCCAAGCTCACCGCCGGTTCGAACGGCGCGCTGGACCCGGCGGATTTCCAGCGCACCGTCGACGTGCTGCTCTCGGCCGGTGCCGATCCGGTGATCACCGAAGATCCGGGCGAGGCCGCCTGGACCCACGCCATCACCGACGAAGCGCTGGAGTGATCCAGGCGCGGCAGCGCCGGAGGAGCGGGTGGGTGGCCCGCTCTTTTTCCGGTGCTCCGCTTGAGGCGGAATCGCGATGGAGCAAAAAAGGGGTGGCCAAACGGCCACCCCTTATCTTTATGAAAGGATTATAAAAATGTGGCATTCGGCCGGAGATTTGGGGACGCGCCGCGCCGACCTGACACTCTTTACTTCGCGGACGGGGCGACTCGTAACGGCGCGATGTTACAGCGGCGTGACGATTTCATGAAACGCGGTTAGCGACCGGCAACCCGGAGCATTGCCAGCAGATCCGCTGTCCGGAACGGGCGGTGCAGCACGGCAAAGCCCGAGGCCTCGCCGTGGTCTTCGGCTTCGATTCCCATCAGGGCAATGCGCGCCTGTCGGTCGCTCAGCGCCCTGCCAAGGTCGGATGTTTGCGCCTCTTCCGGTGTCAGTGCCACAATCGCCATCTCCACCCGGGGCAGCTCGCTGAGCACGGCCATCGCCGCGTCGCGGTCTTGCACGCATTCGATGCGGGCGCCGGGATAGGTTTCGCCCAGGGTCGTGGCGATGTCCTCCGCCACGAAGGGCTCTGTGACAAATATAAGAAAGGAAGGGCGCGGTGTTGCGCAGTCTTTGGGTGTCATATCGCTCTGCCATGGAAAGAAGTGGCGAGCGTGGAACATTCCGCGCGGAGCCGCATTTAACTGTGACGTATCAACAGCAAGGATTTCACCGGATGCACAGAATCTCCTGTCAGACCTGCCCGATGCAGAAATGCGCGTTGTTCACGCCGCATTCCGAGGAGCAAAAGGAGTTTCTGGAAGACTTCAAGTCCGGCGAGCTTTCGGTCGAACCCGGGACGCAGATCCTGCTGGAGGGCTCCAGCGCGCCGCAGATCTATACCGTGCTCGAGGGTATGGGGCTGCGCGACAAGACGCTGGAAAACGGTCGCCGGCAGGTACTCAACTTCGTGCTGCCAGGCGATTTCCTCGGGCTCCAGGCCAGCGTGATGGGCGAGATGATGCACTCGATCGAGGCGGTGACGGAGATGCGCCTCTGTGTCTTTCGCCGCGAGGATCTGTGGACGCTGTTCCGGACCCAGCCGGCGCTGGCCTACGATGTGACCTGGATCGCCGCGGCGGAGGAGCATTTTCTTGGCGAGACCGTGGCCACGCTCGGTCAGCGCGACGGGACCGAGCGCGTGGCCTGGGCTCTTCTAAAGCTCTATCAGCGGCTGCGCGGACTGGGGCTGGAGAAGGCCGGCCAGGTGCCGCTGCCCTTCCGCCAGCAGGATCTGGCGGATGCGCTCGGCCTGTCGCTGGTCCACACCAACAAGACGCTGAGCCGGCTGCGCAGCGATGACATGGCTGACTGGTCGGACGGCAAGCTGAGCGTGCCCGATATCCAAGCGCTGGCAGAGCTGGCGGTGACGGACCCCGAGGCGCTGCCCCGGCGCCCGTTTCTCTAACGCGTTACCGGCGCAGTGTGTCGCCGTAGGCGATCTTGGGCGTCAGCTCGATGATCTTGTCGAATTCCGCGTCGGGGCTCTCGACCCGCGTCGCGATGATCTCGGCGGCCTTGCGCCCGATCTCTTCGCGGCAGGCATCCATCGTCGCCAGCTTGCGCGGCAGACCCTGAAGCAACTCGACCCCGTTGAACCCGGCAAGCCCGATATCGGCGGGAATGTCGCGGCCCTGGTCGAGCAGGTAAAGCAGCCCGCCGGCGCCGATCATGTCGTTGGAATAGTAGAGGAAATCCAGCTCCGGCTCGCGTTCCAGAATGGTCTGGGTCATCTCGCGGCCCTTGGCCAGCGCCGAGCCGCCGGAATAGAACTCCTGATCCAGCACCTCGACGCCGCTCTTGGCGAGCGCCTCGGTGAAGCCTTCGAAGCGTTTGCGGGCACGGTGATCGAGCGGCATCTTGGTGCCGAGAAAGCCGATCTTCTGATACCCGGCGCGCAGAATCGCCTTGGCCATCTCGCGACCGGCGCGGCGATGCGAGATGCCGACGGCGGTGTCGATCGGTTTGCCGTCGGTATCCATGATCTCGACCACCGGGATGCCGCTGGCCTTGAGCATCGCCTTGGAGGCCTCGGTATGCTCGATCCCGGCGATGATCACGCCGGAGGGCCGCCAGGACAGCATCTCGTAGAGAACGCGCTCTTCCTTCTCGGGCTCGTAATCGGTGACACCCACGACCGGTTGCAGCTCCGTATCCTCGAGTACCGCCGAGATCCCGGCCATGACCTCGGGAAACACCATGTTGCGCATCGAGGGGATGATCACCGCGACGAGGTTCACCCGCTGGCTGGCCAGCGCACCGGCGATCTTGTTGGGCACGTATCCCAGAGTTTTGGCCGCTTCGAGAACTTTGGCGCGCGTGGCTTCCGACACATCCCCCCGGTTTCGAAGCACTCTGCTGACAGTCATCTCGGACACACCGGAGGCTTCGGAAACATCTCTCAGAGTCAACGGGCGGGGATCGTCGTCTGCCACGGGCGGGCCTCCTCAACGCTGTAAATATCTGCAATGTTAGCGGTTATTGCGCGGCGCACAAGATGCGTGTTCCGCTTGCCGAAAATTCGCGCAGGCAGATGACAAAGCGGGCATGACCGGCTAAGGGAGGGTCAGCGGTCCCGTGGCTCAACTGGATAGAGCAGCCCCCTCCTAAGGGGCAGGTTGCAGGTTCGAATCCTGCCGGGATCGCCATGTGTCAAATATGGCGTTGAAAAGTCATAGCTTTTTCGTCTTCTGGAAACCAGATTCAGAGTTGGTTTCCCTTTCACGTTCTGTTCCCGTTCCGATAACAGCCCGGCGCCGGTCCATTTCGCGGGTGTAATGAGCGATCTCTGACAGGCTGCGGTGGCCGGTCCACGCACCTATCTGCGAGCCTGTTCCGCCGGCCTCTGCGAGCGCTACCGCGCGGGCCTTGCGCAGCCCATGAATGCTGATGCCAGTGAGCCCTATTTCCCGGCACGCGCGGGAGAGAGATTGGCTTGCGCCCTTGGCCGATCTCGGTCGCCCGGCGCCTGTCTGCATGAAGGTCAGCCCGCCAGAAAGATGCTCGATTGCGGCACGGCACAGGTCGCGGTCTGGTGACATGCTGGCGGCGTAGGCCGGCAGGTCGCAGGTCCACGGCACATAGGCCATGTCCCTTGTCTTCGTCTGCCGGAACGCCAGTACGCCCTGATGGTCAATGTGCTGCGGTCCTATCAGAACGATATCGCTCACTCGCGCGCCGGTCCAGAATGCCAGCTCCATGATCGCGCGGGCCGTGCTGCCTATGGCGTAGGCCGAGCGAAACGCCGAGATTTCGTCGCGACTCCAGGTGCGGTGACCCTCTGTCTTTTCGGACACAGGCTTACGGATGCCTGTCGTCGGATCGTCTGTCAGCCAATCCCGCTCGATGCAATACGTTGCCCAGAACCGCCACGCCTTCAGCCGCGCTCCCGGATCTCCCGCCTCTCGCATGTCGGCGCGGATATGTTTCGCGCGCACGGCTGCCGCCTTCACGTCTCCGCCACGATCTGAGATCGCCTTGGCATGGCGCGTGATGATCGCGCGATAGCCTGGGGAGAAGCGGTGGAATGCGTCGGATGCGAGCGCGGCCCGGAACGTGCTGGCAATTGTGCCGGCCTTCGGCTTGGGGATAGGCTTTGCCTCGCCGCGCGCCGCCTCTGCCCATGCTGTGATGAAATCCGGATGATCATGCGGAAGGCCTGCGGGAAGCGGCACAAGCTTGACCTTGCCGCCTCTGCGGCTGCGGTAATACGGCAGTCCCGATCTCGGATGTATCCAAAGCCCCTTCAATCTGACACTCCGAACGCTTCGTCGCACGCCGCAAGATCCTTTTCCGATGCTGTCATCGGAAAGGCTTCGCTGCCCGGTGCGATTCTGTAAACCCGCGCGCCGATCACTATTGCAATGGTCACGCCTTCCTCGCGTGCCACTTGGGCGGCTTGTATCAGCCACTTCGGGGGTTCTGAGGGGCGCACGGCGGGCATGTCAAGGTCTCCCATCGGTGGTGATGATCTCGGCAATAAAGGCCTTCGCTGCGCGCTTCATGCGGGCTGATGGCTGGGAGTTTGCGAAGCCTTTCAGGTCGCAGATCCTACCATCACGCCAGAAGGCGAGGGTGGCGCGCTCTTCACCGGAGATGCTGTAGACTTGCAGATCCCCTTTCTTTGCCTCTCGTGCGTATGACGCCACACAGTGGCGCTGCATCAGGCCTTCGGCGGACAGATCGCGGTCGGACACCAGTCTGGTGAACAGCAGGCCGCTCAACTCGTATCGCGCCGGTGCCGCCCATTCCTTAGGGCTTGATTTCGCAAGTGCCCCCTTGAGAGCCGCTGCGTCATGTTCGCGCTTCAGGCGGCTCAGGCTCCAAGCTGGGTTGACGGTAATACCCATTCGCTGCGTGTCCCGATGCATTGAGGCGATCTCAGAAAACAGGCCCACTGGGGCGAACTTTGCCGCGTAAACCTGGTGTTCTAGGAAGGGCGGCTTCGCATTGACTAGGCGCTGGAGATGACAGGGCCG
The window above is part of the Salipiger abyssi genome. Proteins encoded here:
- a CDS encoding PcfJ domain-containing protein; its protein translation is MLYPEWTAPVMPAWVTKAPKGIKNIVASRFSHHRGKVEMCERDGLPQIAPIVAVAERTPTELRKELGKAVWKQIHHASVSTNSRRAYIWIHDLGRTPFAEIIQYRPCHLQRLVNAKPPFLEHQVYAAKFAPVGLFSEIASMHRDTQRMGITVNPAWSLSRLKREHDAAALKGALAKSSPKEWAAPARYELSGLLFTRLVSDRDLSAEGLMQRHCVASYAREAKKGDLQVYSISGEERATLAFWRDGRICDLKGFANSQPSARMKRAAKAFIAEIITTDGRP
- a CDS encoding ABC transporter substrate-binding protein, with the translated sequence MNTLTKLSIAAALSLAAGTAQAADEMTLQLKWVTQAQFAGYYVAKDKGFYDEADLDVTIKPGGPDIAPVQVLLGGGADVMVDWLPSALAARENGAPIVNIAQPFKSSGLMLTCLKEHGIETPADFPGHTLGTWFFGNELPLYSWMSKLGYATDGSEGGVTIQKINFNVDPLLQKQVECATTMTYNEYWQVIDAGLTPDDLVVFKYEDEGISTLEDGLYTTEANLEDPEMVDKLTRFVAASMKGWKYAEENPDEAAEIVLENDATGAQTEKHQKRMMGEVAKLTAGSNGALDPADFQRTVDVLLSAGADPVITEDPGEAAWTHAITDEALE
- a CDS encoding LacI family DNA-binding transcriptional regulator; this translates as MADDDPRPLTLRDVSEASGVSEMTVSRVLRNRGDVSEATRAKVLEAAKTLGYVPNKIAGALASQRVNLVAVIIPSMRNMVFPEVMAGISAVLEDTELQPVVGVTDYEPEKEERVLYEMLSWRPSGVIIAGIEHTEASKAMLKASGIPVVEIMDTDGKPIDTAVGISHRRAGREMAKAILRAGYQKIGFLGTKMPLDHRARKRFEGFTEALAKSGVEVLDQEFYSGGSALAKGREMTQTILEREPELDFLYYSNDMIGAGGLLYLLDQGRDIPADIGLAGFNGVELLQGLPRKLATMDACREEIGRKAAEIIATRVESPDAEFDKIIELTPKIAYGDTLRR
- a CDS encoding Crp/Fnr family transcriptional regulator, with protein sequence MHRISCQTCPMQKCALFTPHSEEQKEFLEDFKSGELSVEPGTQILLEGSSAPQIYTVLEGMGLRDKTLENGRRQVLNFVLPGDFLGLQASVMGEMMHSIEAVTEMRLCVFRREDLWTLFRTQPALAYDVTWIAAAEEHFLGETVATLGQRDGTERVAWALLKLYQRLRGLGLEKAGQVPLPFRQQDLADALGLSLVHTNKTLSRLRSDDMADWSDGKLSVPDIQALAELAVTDPEALPRRPFL
- a CDS encoding tyrosine-type recombinase/integrase, with protein sequence MKGLWIHPRSGLPYYRSRRGGKVKLVPLPAGLPHDHPDFITAWAEAARGEAKPIPKPKAGTIASTFRAALASDAFHRFSPGYRAIITRHAKAISDRGGDVKAAAVRAKHIRADMREAGDPGARLKAWRFWATYCIERDWLTDDPTTGIRKPVSEKTEGHRTWSRDEISAFRSAYAIGSTARAIMELAFWTGARVSDIVLIGPQHIDHQGVLAFRQTKTRDMAYVPWTCDLPAYAASMSPDRDLCRAAIEHLSGGLTFMQTGAGRPRSAKGASQSLSRACREIGLTGISIHGLRKARAVALAEAGGTGSQIGAWTGHRSLSEIAHYTREMDRRRAVIGTGTERERETNSESGFQKTKKL